The following are encoded in a window of Verrucomicrobiota bacterium genomic DNA:
- a CDS encoding ABC transporter permease has protein sequence MDQENVASLNEPAAGVGRGGLPHTRYEGGRSRFLPYLSPVRLVRSLWRHRALLHQLSKSRFSAGHREDVLGMAWLVLEPLALLGVFSVVFIVIFKAPWPGAEDKPIMRVLCLYAGIVTYQMFAQTVSAAAGMIRSARGYVKLMVFPTEVLPASVVGGILVPSAIGFALLLITATLGGVTPTLTALWLPVVLIPMWLLLLGLVWFLSALCVFVPDVRTVTALVARFMFFLTPIVYPLNADRVPNTMRFLLRLNPLTTIVENVRRVLIFGQGPEWGYLAVVTLGAALVCQVGFASFMRSKRWFADVI, from the coding sequence ATGGATCAGGAGAACGTGGCCAGTCTGAACGAGCCGGCCGCCGGTGTGGGCCGGGGCGGTCTGCCTCATACGCGGTATGAAGGCGGCCGGTCGCGTTTCCTCCCCTACCTCTCGCCGGTGCGGCTGGTTCGCAGCCTGTGGCGGCACCGGGCGCTGCTGCACCAGTTGAGCAAGTCGCGGTTCTCGGCGGGGCATCGCGAAGACGTTCTGGGCATGGCGTGGCTCGTGCTCGAGCCGCTGGCGCTGCTCGGGGTGTTTTCGGTCGTGTTCATCGTTATCTTCAAGGCGCCGTGGCCGGGGGCCGAGGACAAGCCGATCATGCGGGTGCTGTGCCTCTACGCGGGGATCGTGACGTACCAGATGTTCGCGCAGACGGTGAGCGCTGCGGCGGGCATGATCCGCAGCGCGCGCGGGTATGTGAAGCTCATGGTGTTTCCGACCGAGGTGCTGCCGGCGAGCGTGGTGGGCGGCATCCTCGTTCCGAGCGCGATCGGCTTTGCGCTGCTGCTCATCACGGCGACGCTGGGGGGAGTGACGCCGACGTTGACGGCGTTGTGGCTGCCGGTGGTGCTCATTCCGATGTGGCTGCTGCTGCTGGGGCTTGTGTGGTTCCTGAGCGCGTTGTGCGTGTTCGTCCCCGACGTGCGGACGGTGACGGCGCTTGTCGCGCGGTTCATGTTCTTCCTCACGCCGATCGTGTATCCGCTCAACGCCGACCGTGTGCCGAACACGATGCGTTTCCTGCTTCGGCTCAATCCGCTCACGACGATTGTGGAGAACGTGCGGCGCGTGCTCATCTTCGGCCAGGGGCCTGAGTGGGGTTATCTTGCCGTGGTCACGCTTGGCGCGGCGCTCGTATGCCAGGTTGGGTTCGCGTCTTTCATGCGGTCGAAAAGGTGGTTCGCTGATGTCATCTGA